In one Magallana gigas chromosome 7, xbMagGiga1.1, whole genome shotgun sequence genomic region, the following are encoded:
- the LOC105329550 gene encoding NACHT domain- and WD repeat-containing protein 1 isoform X1, protein MPKKGRLNKMMERQSSFGVVPSSKSLVSKSSVNQKGKSKSLHIISARENETSKRDPGLSKQDENYSKEILAKFDKLLAGNTDNLPHLPRSVVRIFISSTFSDMRAERNILSREVFPKLKELCLSKDLDFQVVDMRWGVTEDSQNDHSVERICLQEVENCQQMSLGPNFVAIIGDRYGFRPVPIEISEKVFETLKEFAQRITTKPHAIKLMETWYKLDENCLPSKYILQPIRSQFSFFGDYSPGCDEPRAKHTQEWENTFADLRDILKMAALFAHGAKKFTDEQLTEFNISVTEMEIKKGILEVKCPDKSVAVFHREIQGFTNYDDRMTKRHIDTSVENGMAVPDKEVKYLQGKLEEKLKQKVDQKYIHEYSINWLPNGIDPAASEDHKSYLDKFCEDFYTDLKNMIEDADDDRDLRRKVFTKTGFYSDYSEILHHLHFCDLKCRTFCGQENILDSVKAYILDTSARKPFVIYAPSGHGKTSVMAMIMQSLPDWFKQKPHVRIIRFLGTSALTLNIYDVLRSVCGQVADVADLIMEPVGYRNMKNIQEYIPRFFRRVSTSLKKPVVILLDSLDQLSSTHNAYDLQWLPTTLPQNFKLVVSTLPKEHGILDNLKAMLPDENCYVEIPSLPRETGVAIINKYLLKHKRKVTEYQEKLLMSAFSRCPGPLFLKIILDEALKWRSYTLRHELDLQRNVQGAINKLFDNLEIKFGKTITSHALGYITIARDGISENELEDVLSCDDEALDDVYRYHNPPVDGIVRIPPVLAARIRFDIKDYIVERISHDKYTMNWYHRQFIETARNRYATGSLGEKLHRNLVEIFMSENGVKRDITLSRRKLTVTNADRQITPQPVTCKNKRMLSCLPYHIIHAGKALSEEVAKENYFCNFKCLCSKLSAFGVETMVDELYEYLENQEDEEIKKLRNFVSLTKGDLSRPSRLAANILAFINVDADEPFLKMLKEQAINCLENLDTPGLIPQYPGLAPRKDLTSSLIHSYNGIAEIVCNCADSVLVKTSQKGNEENEFPYELFLTGTQDLQQVSIPDIKEREHYPLMDKAGKNVIYTSVDSITLLHLVTGNRVTKMFKDITDDPSKNQMVCKELSTDTSHLAVLMDDGDIVLLNTDSLMQVDRWSLKDEVEDVMGVLCTKSDNLQVLVSVNTETGGAPRSELQLYKPGDLEPKRFLFNYPLSKGLKGLSFKESFFTAVAVDGGSTKMLTVDINQAEEMAPITLEDSIKHIVFSKSKPIACALTSSEKVVVLNLQKSEVLFDVSPDKPVSYFGISGTYNCLLLGDEVGSIHLYNAKTGLFSGGFPAHSGPVEKMQVLDDYLVSHGQNEMKVWSLTEILADFRDAQKKNLGTAFQGLLALKTATCCDLHPNSLELVTASKDQMLKVWLVNGAKFLREFDIGMEAKKMVVCPDDKCCLVDTKGELKVMYLLSGIDVEMDLPSHVLDFVIGKDGVTLYTIGLKQKMLMVSVLDIKQGKTKKTFPLKGSLKFETLDLCLSASERYLCIRCKILPAEYKEIEASWKKKGSFLAQVHPYKFVAVDLQQATGGLMPCMRELSTIPHLGEEIRAYKGNIMLATTRRWVVFWDIPTGKCDQKVCKNKNYSMMYRPCWFDEPDAVKGTSKAMEISKNGSLLAVGSEDGYLFIYHTDSGYPAGQKAPATKHSASVIKVAISGNTKWVVSACQNNTIKLWDTSSGKEVFTSRVDAEVQHMKFTPNSKYVVILTGTNHTRVLIYRIHTGSS, encoded by the exons ATGCCTAAGAAAG GAAGACTGAACAAAATGATGGAGAGGCAGTCCTCTTTTGGAGTG GTTCCCAGTTCCAAATCTTTGGTATCAAAGTCCAGTGTGAACCAAAAAGGAAAATCTAAATC actcCACATTATCTCAGCAAGAGAAAATGAAACCAGTAAAA GAGATCCTGGTTTAAGTAAGCAAGATGAAAACTACAGCAAGGAAATTTTGGCCAAATTTGACAAACTGCTGGCTGGAAATACAGACAACCTTCCCCATCTGCCCAGGTCTGTGGTTAGGATATTCATCAGCTCCACTTTCTCTG ATATGAGAGCGGAAAGAAATATCCTGTCACGTGAAGTTTTCCCCAAGCTGAAGGAGCTTTGTTTGTCAAAGGATCTAGATTTTCAGGTGGTGGATATGAGGTGGGGTGTAACAGAGGACTCCCAGAATGACCATAGTGTGGAGAGGATATGTCTACAGGAAGTGGAGAACTGCCAACAGATGTCACTTGGACCAAACTTTGTG GCTATTATTGGTGATAGATATGGTTTTCGCCCTGTACCAATAGAAATCAGTGAGAAGGTGTTTGAGACCCTGAAAGAATTTGCGCAGCGAATCACCACGAAACCCCATGCAATCAAACTTATGGAGACTTGGTACAAGTTGGATGAGAATTGTCTTCCTTCAAAGTATATTCTTCAg CCAATCAGATCCCAGTTCTCATTCTTTGGAGACTACTCTCCTGGATGTGATGAACCAAGAGCAAAGCATACCCAGGAATGGGAGAACACATTTGCAGATTTACGAGACATTCTCAAAATGGCAGCATTGTTTGCTCATGGTgcaaaaaagtttacagatgaaCAACTTACTGAATTCAATATATCAG TTACAGAGATGGAGATAAAGAAAGGAATTTTGGAAGTAAAATGTCCAGACAAGTCTGTTGCAGTGTTTCATAGGGAAATTCAGGGGTTCACAAACTATGATGATAGAATGACAAAACGACATATTGATACCTCTGTAGAAAATGGAATG gcaGTTCCTGATAAAGAAGTGAAATACTTACAAGGAAAACTGGAAGAAAAGTTGAAGCAAAAGGTTGACCAAAAGTACATTCATGAATACAGTATTAATTGGCTGCCAAACGGCATAGACCCAGCAGCTTCTGAAGACCATAAATCCTATCTGGATAAATTTTGTGAGGACTTTTACACAGATCTAAAAAACATGATAGAGGATGCAGATGATGATAGGGATCTGAGGCGCAAAGTTTTTACAAAGACAGGGTTTTATAGTGATTATTCAGAAATTCTGCATCATTTGCATTTCTGTGACTTAAAATGCAGAACATTTTGCGGACAGGAAAACATTTTAGATAGTGTTAAAGCCTATATTTTGGACACTTCAGCCAGAAAGCCATTTGTCATTTATGCTCCATCAGGTCATGGAAAGACTTCAGTTATGGCTATGATCATGCAGAGTCTGCCTGACTGGTTCAAGCAGAAGCCACATGTCAGAATTATCCGATTCTTAGGAACTTCCGCTCTTACCTTAAACATTTATGATGTGTTGCGCAGTGTGTGTGGACAAGTTGCTGATGTTGCAGATCTGATCATGGAACCAGTTGGGTacagaaatatgaaaaatattcaagaaTATATACCCAGGTTTTTTAGGAGGGTATCAACTTCCCTGAAGAAGCCTGTTGTTATTCTTCTAGATTCACTAGACCAGTTGTCATCTACACACAATGCCTATGATCTGCAGTGGTTACCAACCACACTGCctcaaaatttcaaacttgTTGTGTCCACTCTTCCAAAAGAGCATGGAATTTTGGACAACCTGAAAGCGATGCTACCTGATGAGAACTGTTATGTAGAGATCCCAAGCCTTCCACGAGAAACTGGTGTTGCAATCATTAACAAATATTTGCTGAAACATAAAAGAAAAGTCACAGAATACCAAGAGAAGCTCTTGATGAGTGCCTTTAGCAGATGTCCTGGtccattgtttttgaaaatcatattaGATGAAGCATTGAAATGGAGATCTTACACATTACGTCATGAGTTAGATTTGCAGCGAAATGTACAAGGAGCCATTAATAAACTCTTCGataatttggaaataaaatttggaAAGACCATAACTAGTCATGCTTTGGGTTACATCACCATAGCAAGAGATGGTATATCTGAGAATGAGTTGGAGGATGTTTTGTCCTGTGATGATGAAGCACTAGATGATGTGTATCGTTACCACAATCCACCAGTTGATGGCATTGTTCGAATACCCCCTGTCCTGGCAGCAAGGATTAGATTTGACATCAAAGACTACATTGTTGAAAGAATATCTCATGATAAGTATACCATGAATTGGTACCACAGACAATTCATTGAAACAGCTAGAAATAGATATGCTACTGGATCCCTCGGAGAAAAGCTTCACCGTAATCTTGTGGAGATTTTCATGTCAGAGAATGGAGTGAAAAGAGACATCACTCTCTCCAGAAGAAAGCTGACTGTCACTAATGCAGACAGACAAATTACCCCTCAGCCAGTCACATGTAAGAACAAGAGAATGTTAAGCTGTCTCCCATACCACATCATTCATGCTGGAAAAGCGCTGTCTGAGGAAGTTGCAAAAGAAAATTACTTTTGTAACTTCAAGTGCTTATGCAGTAAATTGTCAGCCTTTGGTGTTGAAACCATGGTAGATGAATTGTATGAGTATCTCGAGAACCAAGAGGATGAAGAAATCAAGAAGCTTAGAAATTTTGTGTCCTTAACAAAAGGAGACTTGTCCAGACCTAGTAGACTAGCTGCTAACATTCTAgcatttattaatgttgatgcTGATGAACCCTTTTTGAAAATGCTTAAAGAGCAAGCTATCAATTGTTTAGAAAATCTTGACACTCCTGGATTGATTCCGCAATACCCTGGCTTGGCTCCCAGGAAAGATCTCACTTCATCCCTCATTCATTCCTACAATGGAATAGCTGAAATAGTATGTAACTGTGCAGACTCTGTTTTGGTCAAAACTTCTCAAAAAGGAAATGAGGAAAATGAGTTTCCATATGAACTCTTCCTTACTGGCACCCAAGACCTCCAGCAAGTAAGCATTCCAGATATCAAAGAGAGAGAGCATTATCCACTCATGGATAAAGCTGGTAAAAATGTCATCTACACTTCAGTTGATTCCATTACACTTCTTCATCTAGTAACTGGGAATAGAGTCACCAAAATGTTCAAAGACATTACTGATGATCCATCTAAAAACCAGATGGTGTGCAAGGAATTAAGCACTGACACTAGTCATTTAGCAGTTTTAATGGATGATGGAGATATAGTTTTACTGAATACGGACAGTTTAATGCAGGTAGACAGATGGAGTTTAAAAGACGAGGTGGAAGATGTAATGGGAGTTCTTTGCACAAAGAGTGACAATCTTCAGGTTCTTGTGTCAGTCAATACTGAGACTGGTGGAGCTCCAAGAAGTGAACTCCAACTGTATAAACCTGGGGATTTGGAACCAAAACGATTTCTGTTCAATTACCCATTGAGCAAAGGTCTAAAGGGACTATCATTCAAGGAATCGTTCTTTACTGCTGTGGCAGTGGATGGAGGTTCAACCAAAATGTTGACTGTTGACATCAATCAAGCAGAGGAAATGGCCCCAATCACACTAGAAGATTCAATAAAGCATATAGTCTTCTCAAAATCTAAGCCAATTGCATGTGCATTGACCAGTTCTGAAAAAgttgttgttttgaatttacaGAAAAGTGAGGTTTTGTTTGACGTGTCACCAGACAAACCAGTTTCTTACTTTGGAATCAGCGGAACATACAACTGTTTATTGCTTGGGGATGAGGTAGGAAGTATCCATCTTTACAATGCAAAGACAGGACTCTTCTCCGGGGGCTTTCCTGCCCATTCAGGACCAGTGGAGAAAATGCAAGTATTGGATGATTATTTGGTTTCTCATGGACAGAATGAAATGAAGGTTTGGTCTCTTACAGAAATCCTTGCAGATTTTAGAGATGcacaaaagaaaaatttgggGACAGCTTTCCAAGGTCTTTTAGCATTAAAAACAGCCACCTGTTGTGATCTACATCCAAATAGCTTAGAATTGGTTACAGCATCTAAAGatcaaatgttaaaagtttgGTTGGTGAATGGAGCAAAGTTTTTGAGAGAGTTTGATATTGGAATGGAAGCAAAAAAGATGGTTGTCTGTCCAGATGATAAGTGTTGTCTTGTGGACACTAAGGGAGAGTTAAAAGTGATGTATCTGCTCTCTGGCATAGATGTAGAAATGGATTTACCAAGCCATGTACTAGACTTTGTAATTGGAAAAGATGGTGTTACTCTTTACACCATTggattgaaacaaaaaatgttgatgGTCAGTGTATTGGATATAAAACAggggaaaacaaaaaaaacttttccCTTGAAGGGATCCTTAAAATTCGAAACTCTGGATTTGTGTTTGAGTGCTAGTGAAAGGTATCTATGTATCAGATGCAAAATTCTTCCAGCagaatacaaagaaattgagGCTTCATGGAAGAAGAAAGGTTCCTTCCTTGCCCAAGTTCATCCATATAAGTTTGTAGCTGTGGACTTGCAGCAGGCTACTGGAGGGTTAATGCCATGTATGAGAGAGCTGAGTACTATCCCACACCTTGGTGAAGAAATCCGTGCATACAAGGGAAACATTATGTTGGCAACCACAAGAAGATGGGTTGTATTCTGGGATATACCCACAG GCAAATGTGATCAAAAAGTTTGCAAGAACAAGAATTATAGCATGATGTACAGACCATGCTGGTTTGATGAACCCGATGCTGTGAAGGGAACTAGTAAAGCTATGGAAATTAGTAAAAATGGCAGCTTGCTGGCTGTAGGATCAGAGGATGGCTACTTGTTCATATATCACACAGATTCGGGCTACCCGGCTGGACAGAAAGCTCCTGCAACCAAACACTCTGCCTCA
- the LOC105329550 gene encoding NACHT domain- and WD repeat-containing protein 1 isoform X2, which yields MSGRLNKMMERQSSFGVVPSSKSLVSKSSVNQKGKSKSLHIISARENETSKRDPGLSKQDENYSKEILAKFDKLLAGNTDNLPHLPRSVVRIFISSTFSDMRAERNILSREVFPKLKELCLSKDLDFQVVDMRWGVTEDSQNDHSVERICLQEVENCQQMSLGPNFVAIIGDRYGFRPVPIEISEKVFETLKEFAQRITTKPHAIKLMETWYKLDENCLPSKYILQPIRSQFSFFGDYSPGCDEPRAKHTQEWENTFADLRDILKMAALFAHGAKKFTDEQLTEFNISVTEMEIKKGILEVKCPDKSVAVFHREIQGFTNYDDRMTKRHIDTSVENGMAVPDKEVKYLQGKLEEKLKQKVDQKYIHEYSINWLPNGIDPAASEDHKSYLDKFCEDFYTDLKNMIEDADDDRDLRRKVFTKTGFYSDYSEILHHLHFCDLKCRTFCGQENILDSVKAYILDTSARKPFVIYAPSGHGKTSVMAMIMQSLPDWFKQKPHVRIIRFLGTSALTLNIYDVLRSVCGQVADVADLIMEPVGYRNMKNIQEYIPRFFRRVSTSLKKPVVILLDSLDQLSSTHNAYDLQWLPTTLPQNFKLVVSTLPKEHGILDNLKAMLPDENCYVEIPSLPRETGVAIINKYLLKHKRKVTEYQEKLLMSAFSRCPGPLFLKIILDEALKWRSYTLRHELDLQRNVQGAINKLFDNLEIKFGKTITSHALGYITIARDGISENELEDVLSCDDEALDDVYRYHNPPVDGIVRIPPVLAARIRFDIKDYIVERISHDKYTMNWYHRQFIETARNRYATGSLGEKLHRNLVEIFMSENGVKRDITLSRRKLTVTNADRQITPQPVTCKNKRMLSCLPYHIIHAGKALSEEVAKENYFCNFKCLCSKLSAFGVETMVDELYEYLENQEDEEIKKLRNFVSLTKGDLSRPSRLAANILAFINVDADEPFLKMLKEQAINCLENLDTPGLIPQYPGLAPRKDLTSSLIHSYNGIAEIVCNCADSVLVKTSQKGNEENEFPYELFLTGTQDLQQVSIPDIKEREHYPLMDKAGKNVIYTSVDSITLLHLVTGNRVTKMFKDITDDPSKNQMVCKELSTDTSHLAVLMDDGDIVLLNTDSLMQVDRWSLKDEVEDVMGVLCTKSDNLQVLVSVNTETGGAPRSELQLYKPGDLEPKRFLFNYPLSKGLKGLSFKESFFTAVAVDGGSTKMLTVDINQAEEMAPITLEDSIKHIVFSKSKPIACALTSSEKVVVLNLQKSEVLFDVSPDKPVSYFGISGTYNCLLLGDEVGSIHLYNAKTGLFSGGFPAHSGPVEKMQVLDDYLVSHGQNEMKVWSLTEILADFRDAQKKNLGTAFQGLLALKTATCCDLHPNSLELVTASKDQMLKVWLVNGAKFLREFDIGMEAKKMVVCPDDKCCLVDTKGELKVMYLLSGIDVEMDLPSHVLDFVIGKDGVTLYTIGLKQKMLMVSVLDIKQGKTKKTFPLKGSLKFETLDLCLSASERYLCIRCKILPAEYKEIEASWKKKGSFLAQVHPYKFVAVDLQQATGGLMPCMRELSTIPHLGEEIRAYKGNIMLATTRRWVVFWDIPTGKCDQKVCKNKNYSMMYRPCWFDEPDAVKGTSKAMEISKNGSLLAVGSEDGYLFIYHTDSGYPAGQKAPATKHSASVIKVAISGNTKWVVSACQNNTIKLWDTSSGKEVFTSRVDAEVQHMKFTPNSKYVVILTGTNHTRVLIYRIHTGSS from the exons ATGTCAG GAAGACTGAACAAAATGATGGAGAGGCAGTCCTCTTTTGGAGTG GTTCCCAGTTCCAAATCTTTGGTATCAAAGTCCAGTGTGAACCAAAAAGGAAAATCTAAATC actcCACATTATCTCAGCAAGAGAAAATGAAACCAGTAAAA GAGATCCTGGTTTAAGTAAGCAAGATGAAAACTACAGCAAGGAAATTTTGGCCAAATTTGACAAACTGCTGGCTGGAAATACAGACAACCTTCCCCATCTGCCCAGGTCTGTGGTTAGGATATTCATCAGCTCCACTTTCTCTG ATATGAGAGCGGAAAGAAATATCCTGTCACGTGAAGTTTTCCCCAAGCTGAAGGAGCTTTGTTTGTCAAAGGATCTAGATTTTCAGGTGGTGGATATGAGGTGGGGTGTAACAGAGGACTCCCAGAATGACCATAGTGTGGAGAGGATATGTCTACAGGAAGTGGAGAACTGCCAACAGATGTCACTTGGACCAAACTTTGTG GCTATTATTGGTGATAGATATGGTTTTCGCCCTGTACCAATAGAAATCAGTGAGAAGGTGTTTGAGACCCTGAAAGAATTTGCGCAGCGAATCACCACGAAACCCCATGCAATCAAACTTATGGAGACTTGGTACAAGTTGGATGAGAATTGTCTTCCTTCAAAGTATATTCTTCAg CCAATCAGATCCCAGTTCTCATTCTTTGGAGACTACTCTCCTGGATGTGATGAACCAAGAGCAAAGCATACCCAGGAATGGGAGAACACATTTGCAGATTTACGAGACATTCTCAAAATGGCAGCATTGTTTGCTCATGGTgcaaaaaagtttacagatgaaCAACTTACTGAATTCAATATATCAG TTACAGAGATGGAGATAAAGAAAGGAATTTTGGAAGTAAAATGTCCAGACAAGTCTGTTGCAGTGTTTCATAGGGAAATTCAGGGGTTCACAAACTATGATGATAGAATGACAAAACGACATATTGATACCTCTGTAGAAAATGGAATG gcaGTTCCTGATAAAGAAGTGAAATACTTACAAGGAAAACTGGAAGAAAAGTTGAAGCAAAAGGTTGACCAAAAGTACATTCATGAATACAGTATTAATTGGCTGCCAAACGGCATAGACCCAGCAGCTTCTGAAGACCATAAATCCTATCTGGATAAATTTTGTGAGGACTTTTACACAGATCTAAAAAACATGATAGAGGATGCAGATGATGATAGGGATCTGAGGCGCAAAGTTTTTACAAAGACAGGGTTTTATAGTGATTATTCAGAAATTCTGCATCATTTGCATTTCTGTGACTTAAAATGCAGAACATTTTGCGGACAGGAAAACATTTTAGATAGTGTTAAAGCCTATATTTTGGACACTTCAGCCAGAAAGCCATTTGTCATTTATGCTCCATCAGGTCATGGAAAGACTTCAGTTATGGCTATGATCATGCAGAGTCTGCCTGACTGGTTCAAGCAGAAGCCACATGTCAGAATTATCCGATTCTTAGGAACTTCCGCTCTTACCTTAAACATTTATGATGTGTTGCGCAGTGTGTGTGGACAAGTTGCTGATGTTGCAGATCTGATCATGGAACCAGTTGGGTacagaaatatgaaaaatattcaagaaTATATACCCAGGTTTTTTAGGAGGGTATCAACTTCCCTGAAGAAGCCTGTTGTTATTCTTCTAGATTCACTAGACCAGTTGTCATCTACACACAATGCCTATGATCTGCAGTGGTTACCAACCACACTGCctcaaaatttcaaacttgTTGTGTCCACTCTTCCAAAAGAGCATGGAATTTTGGACAACCTGAAAGCGATGCTACCTGATGAGAACTGTTATGTAGAGATCCCAAGCCTTCCACGAGAAACTGGTGTTGCAATCATTAACAAATATTTGCTGAAACATAAAAGAAAAGTCACAGAATACCAAGAGAAGCTCTTGATGAGTGCCTTTAGCAGATGTCCTGGtccattgtttttgaaaatcatattaGATGAAGCATTGAAATGGAGATCTTACACATTACGTCATGAGTTAGATTTGCAGCGAAATGTACAAGGAGCCATTAATAAACTCTTCGataatttggaaataaaatttggaAAGACCATAACTAGTCATGCTTTGGGTTACATCACCATAGCAAGAGATGGTATATCTGAGAATGAGTTGGAGGATGTTTTGTCCTGTGATGATGAAGCACTAGATGATGTGTATCGTTACCACAATCCACCAGTTGATGGCATTGTTCGAATACCCCCTGTCCTGGCAGCAAGGATTAGATTTGACATCAAAGACTACATTGTTGAAAGAATATCTCATGATAAGTATACCATGAATTGGTACCACAGACAATTCATTGAAACAGCTAGAAATAGATATGCTACTGGATCCCTCGGAGAAAAGCTTCACCGTAATCTTGTGGAGATTTTCATGTCAGAGAATGGAGTGAAAAGAGACATCACTCTCTCCAGAAGAAAGCTGACTGTCACTAATGCAGACAGACAAATTACCCCTCAGCCAGTCACATGTAAGAACAAGAGAATGTTAAGCTGTCTCCCATACCACATCATTCATGCTGGAAAAGCGCTGTCTGAGGAAGTTGCAAAAGAAAATTACTTTTGTAACTTCAAGTGCTTATGCAGTAAATTGTCAGCCTTTGGTGTTGAAACCATGGTAGATGAATTGTATGAGTATCTCGAGAACCAAGAGGATGAAGAAATCAAGAAGCTTAGAAATTTTGTGTCCTTAACAAAAGGAGACTTGTCCAGACCTAGTAGACTAGCTGCTAACATTCTAgcatttattaatgttgatgcTGATGAACCCTTTTTGAAAATGCTTAAAGAGCAAGCTATCAATTGTTTAGAAAATCTTGACACTCCTGGATTGATTCCGCAATACCCTGGCTTGGCTCCCAGGAAAGATCTCACTTCATCCCTCATTCATTCCTACAATGGAATAGCTGAAATAGTATGTAACTGTGCAGACTCTGTTTTGGTCAAAACTTCTCAAAAAGGAAATGAGGAAAATGAGTTTCCATATGAACTCTTCCTTACTGGCACCCAAGACCTCCAGCAAGTAAGCATTCCAGATATCAAAGAGAGAGAGCATTATCCACTCATGGATAAAGCTGGTAAAAATGTCATCTACACTTCAGTTGATTCCATTACACTTCTTCATCTAGTAACTGGGAATAGAGTCACCAAAATGTTCAAAGACATTACTGATGATCCATCTAAAAACCAGATGGTGTGCAAGGAATTAAGCACTGACACTAGTCATTTAGCAGTTTTAATGGATGATGGAGATATAGTTTTACTGAATACGGACAGTTTAATGCAGGTAGACAGATGGAGTTTAAAAGACGAGGTGGAAGATGTAATGGGAGTTCTTTGCACAAAGAGTGACAATCTTCAGGTTCTTGTGTCAGTCAATACTGAGACTGGTGGAGCTCCAAGAAGTGAACTCCAACTGTATAAACCTGGGGATTTGGAACCAAAACGATTTCTGTTCAATTACCCATTGAGCAAAGGTCTAAAGGGACTATCATTCAAGGAATCGTTCTTTACTGCTGTGGCAGTGGATGGAGGTTCAACCAAAATGTTGACTGTTGACATCAATCAAGCAGAGGAAATGGCCCCAATCACACTAGAAGATTCAATAAAGCATATAGTCTTCTCAAAATCTAAGCCAATTGCATGTGCATTGACCAGTTCTGAAAAAgttgttgttttgaatttacaGAAAAGTGAGGTTTTGTTTGACGTGTCACCAGACAAACCAGTTTCTTACTTTGGAATCAGCGGAACATACAACTGTTTATTGCTTGGGGATGAGGTAGGAAGTATCCATCTTTACAATGCAAAGACAGGACTCTTCTCCGGGGGCTTTCCTGCCCATTCAGGACCAGTGGAGAAAATGCAAGTATTGGATGATTATTTGGTTTCTCATGGACAGAATGAAATGAAGGTTTGGTCTCTTACAGAAATCCTTGCAGATTTTAGAGATGcacaaaagaaaaatttgggGACAGCTTTCCAAGGTCTTTTAGCATTAAAAACAGCCACCTGTTGTGATCTACATCCAAATAGCTTAGAATTGGTTACAGCATCTAAAGatcaaatgttaaaagtttgGTTGGTGAATGGAGCAAAGTTTTTGAGAGAGTTTGATATTGGAATGGAAGCAAAAAAGATGGTTGTCTGTCCAGATGATAAGTGTTGTCTTGTGGACACTAAGGGAGAGTTAAAAGTGATGTATCTGCTCTCTGGCATAGATGTAGAAATGGATTTACCAAGCCATGTACTAGACTTTGTAATTGGAAAAGATGGTGTTACTCTTTACACCATTggattgaaacaaaaaatgttgatgGTCAGTGTATTGGATATAAAACAggggaaaacaaaaaaaacttttccCTTGAAGGGATCCTTAAAATTCGAAACTCTGGATTTGTGTTTGAGTGCTAGTGAAAGGTATCTATGTATCAGATGCAAAATTCTTCCAGCagaatacaaagaaattgagGCTTCATGGAAGAAGAAAGGTTCCTTCCTTGCCCAAGTTCATCCATATAAGTTTGTAGCTGTGGACTTGCAGCAGGCTACTGGAGGGTTAATGCCATGTATGAGAGAGCTGAGTACTATCCCACACCTTGGTGAAGAAATCCGTGCATACAAGGGAAACATTATGTTGGCAACCACAAGAAGATGGGTTGTATTCTGGGATATACCCACAG GCAAATGTGATCAAAAAGTTTGCAAGAACAAGAATTATAGCATGATGTACAGACCATGCTGGTTTGATGAACCCGATGCTGTGAAGGGAACTAGTAAAGCTATGGAAATTAGTAAAAATGGCAGCTTGCTGGCTGTAGGATCAGAGGATGGCTACTTGTTCATATATCACACAGATTCGGGCTACCCGGCTGGACAGAAAGCTCCTGCAACCAAACACTCTGCCTCA